The following proteins are co-located in the Microcebus murinus isolate Inina chromosome 21, M.murinus_Inina_mat1.0, whole genome shotgun sequence genome:
- the SLC6A7 gene encoding sodium-dependent proline transporter, whose protein sequence is MKKLQAAHLRKPVTPDLLMTPSDQGDVDLDMDFAADRGNWTGKLDFLLSCIGYCVGLGNVWRFPYRAYTNGGGAFLVPYFLMLAICGIPLFFLELSLGQFSSLGPLAVWKISPLFKGAGAAMLLIVGLVAIYYNMIIAYVLFYLFASLTSNLPWEHCGNWWNTDLCLEHRGSKDGNGALPLNLTNTVSPSEEYWSRYVLHIQGSRGIGSPGAIRWNLCLCLLLAWVIVFLCILKGVKSSGKVVYFTATFPYLILLMLLVRGVTLPGAWKGIQFYLTPEFHHLLSSKVWIEAALQIFYSLGVGFGGLLTFASYNTFHQNIYRDTFIVTLGNAITSILAGFAIFSVLGYMSQELGVPVDQVAKAGPGLAFVVYPQAMTMLPLSPFWSFLFFFMLLTLGLDSQFAFLETIVTAVTDEFPYYLRPKKVVFSGLICVAMYLLGLVLTTEGGMYWLVLLDDYSASFGLMVVVITTCLAVTRVYGIQRFCRDIHMMLGFKPGLYFRACWLFLSPATLLALLVYSIVKYQPSEYGSYRFPPWAELLGILMGLLSCLLIPAGMLVAVLREEGSLWERLQQASRPAMDWGPSLEENRTGMYVATLAGSQSPKPLMVHMRKYGGITSFENTAIEVDREIAEEEESMM, encoded by the exons ATGAAGAAGCTGCAGGCAGCTCACCTCCGCAAG CCCGTCACCCCTGACCTGCTGATGACCCCGAGTGACCAGGGCGATGTCGACCTGGACATGGACTTTGCGGCAGACCGGGGGAACTGGACGGGCAAGCTGGACTTCCTGCTGTCCTGCATCGGCTACTGCGTGGGCCTGGGGAACGTCTGGCGCTTTCCGTACCGGGCCTACACCAACGGAGGAG GGGCCTTCCTCGTGCCCTACTTCCTCATGCTGGCCATCTGCGGCATCCCCCTCTTCTTCCTCGAGCTCTCCCTGGGCCAGTTCTCCAGCCTGGGGCCCCTGGCCGTCTGGAAAATCAGCCCCCTCTTCAAAG GTGCTGGCGCGGCCATGCTGCTCATCGTGGGCCTGGTGGCCATCTACTACAACATGATCATCGCCTACGTCCTCTTCTACCTCTTCGCCTCCCTCACCAGCAACCTGCCCTGGGAGCACTGTGGCAACTGGTGGAACACGGACCTCTGCCTGGAGCACAGAGGCTCCAAGGACGGCAACGGGGCCCTGCCCCTCAACCTCACCAACACCGTCAGCCCCAGCGAGGAGTACTGGAG CCGATACGTGCTGCACATCCAGGGCAGCCGGGGCATCGGCAGTCCCGGGGCGATCCGCTGGAacctctgcctctgcctgctgCTGGCCTGGGTCATCGTGTTCCTCTGTATCCTCAAGGGTGTGAAGTCCTCGGGCAAG GTGGTGTATTTCACGGCCACGTTCCCCTACCTCATCCTGCTCATGCTGCTGGTCCGCGGGGTCACCCTCCCGGGGGCCTGGAAGGGCATCCAGTTCTATCTCACCCCCGAGTTCCACCACCTCTTGTCTTCCAAG GTGTGGATCGAAGCTGCTCTTCAGATCTTCTACTCCCTGGGTGTGGGCTTCGGGGGTCTCCTCACTTTTGCCTCCTACAACACGTTCCACCAGAACATCTATAG AGACACCTTCATTGTCACTCTGGGCAATGCCATCACCAGCATCCTGGCTGGCTTTGCTATCTTTTCCGTGCTGGGCTACATGTCTCAGGAGCTGGGTGTGCCTGTGGACCAAGTAGCCAAAGCAG GCCCCGGCCTGGCCTTTGTTGTCTACCCCCAGGCCATGACCATGCTGCCTCTGTCGCCCTTCTggtccttcctcttcttcttcatgCTTCTGACCCTCGGCTTGGACAGCCAG TTTGCCTTTCTGGAGACCATCGTGACAGCTGTGACAGATGAGTTCCCGTACTACCTGCGGCCCAAGAAGGTGGTGTTCTCGGGGCTCATCTGCGTGGCCATGTACCTGCTGGGGCTGGTCCTCACCACCGAA GGGGGCATGTACTGGCTGGTCCTTCTGGACGACTACAGCGCTAGCTTCGggctgatggtggtggtgatcaCCACGTGCCTCGCCGTGACCCGGGTGTATG GCATTCAGAGGTTCTGCCGAGACATCCACATGATGCTGGGCTTCAAGCCGGGCCTCTACTTCAGGGCTTGCTGGCTGTTCCTGTCCCCAGCCACGCTCTTG GCCCTGCTGGTGTACAGCATCGTCAAGTACCAGCCCTCGGAGTACGGCAGCTACCGCTTCCCGCCCTGGGCCGAGCTGCTGGGCATCCTGATGGGCCTGCTGTCCTGCCTCCTGATCCCCGCCGGCATGCTGGTGGCCGTGCTTCGAGAGGAGGGCTCGCTCTGGGAG CGGCTCCAGCAGGCCAGCCGGCCGGCCATGGACTGGGGCCCGTCGCTGGAGGAGAACCGGACAGGCATGTACGTGGCCACGCTGGCCGGGAGCCAGTCGCCCAAGCCGCTGATGGTGCACATGCGCAAGTACGGGGGCATCACCAGCTTCGAGAACACGGCCATCGAGGTGGACCGCGAGATTGCCGAGGAGGAGGAGTCCATGAtgtga